TCCTCCGCCCGCGCGCCCCACGTGGCCCGGCTGCCCGTACCTGAACAGCACGCCGGGGACGGGGAAGTCCGGGAAGCTGCGGATCCGCTGCGCCACCAGCTGCAGCTCGAAATCCGCCATCGCAGCGTCCGCGCGTCTCGAAAGCAAGGAGCCGGCTAGTAGGCTCCGCGCCTgcgcggggtgggggaggagccccccagggggcggggccgggagcCCAAGGCGGCTCCGCGCCAGCGTGGAAAGGGTCTGGGTTCGGGTGGGCGGGGCCCACCATCTCCCGTAGGAGGTACCGTATTTCATCGAATCTTAAGTGCGGTCGGTCTTAAGACACGTGCTTATTTCTTGTGCCCTGAACAGTGGCGTCCCCGCCTCAAGGACGTTCGCGCGGGGCCCAGGTGCGAGTCAGGGTTGATGGAGTACGGCGTCTACGCAGCCCCGGCCGGACTTTCGGGGAAATCCTCGCCCGGTTCGGCCGAGCCGAGAGCGCCCGCAGGTCTTCGGCGCAGCTGTGGCCGGGACCCCAGGCCTCGGGCGGCGCGCACTGCCTCGCCCGCTCTTCTTCCCTCCCCGGCGGGTCTCGGCTGAGCTCCTGCAGCGCAGTGCGAGGGGGCCTGCGCGCGCACGGGGCGCACGGCGGAAACACACGGCCTGGCCCTTTCCCCAGGAGCGCGCCGGTGCCTGAGGACCGGAGCAAGGAGGGATTCCGAGCAGGAGTGCGGTGCAGAGGCCCGGAAGGGAGCAGTTCAGAGGACCAACGGCCGGCGGTTGGGGCGAGCCAGAGGCGGAAGCCCAGGCGTTTGTTGCCTGGCTCCCCCGGGGCCTGCAGGGGGAGGGCAGCGGAGGAGGCAGTGATGGGATGCTTGGCCTGGCCCACTCCAGCCCCCACCGTGGTACCCAGCGGGGACAACTTCCCCCAAatagaatttcatttaaaaacaaaatgctaaAATGCCTGTTACTTTATTCTAAACCTGTTCTCTTCATAATTTCCCAAGTCTTACAACAGTACAGAGTTGGTGTGACAGTCTGCAGAGTGGAAACTCCACACAATGGAAACGACCCACGAGCCTTAAGGGGGAGTCCCTGGAGGCCGTTCACAGTCCTGCTCAGGCTCTCCTGATTTCGCTGGTGAATGGGCTCATCCTCAAGCTTTGCCACCCTGGGCTCAAGGACGGGAGGGCGGGCGGGGCACCTCTGAAGCACAGGCAGGCCCCACCGTGTGCTGGGGTCGGGAGTCCTGATCTCCAAGGAAGCTGGTGGCTTCAGCTGTCCGCACTGGACTGGGGAGGCTTGTCTGTCGAGGCTCCGGGACAGGGAGGCCCTTGGCCTCCTCCCCCTTCATGTTCACACCCGCCGACCATGGGGGTGGGAGTACACGGGGAAGGGGTGCTGGGGTATCCCCTGTGCACAGCGCCAAGGGGCAACACAGGATTGGCATGGCCGCCCTCGACACCAGGGCTGAAGTCCTGAGGGGACTGCGGGGCAGCCACGGCGAGTCAGGCCTCTGGGTCCTGGGGCAGAGCTCAGGCCCTGGAAGAGGCAGCTGGGAGGTAGCTGGAGCAGAGTGGGAGGACATGAGGCGGGCAGCCTCCGGTTCAGGGGCTGATGTGAGCCTGCGGCTGGAGAGTCAGGCAGGCCCTGTGGGCTGGGAACTGACTCCAGGGCCGGGTTGCAGCAGGCGTAGTCTTGCAGGGCCTGCTGCTGGCTACAGGTGACATCTGTCTGGCAGCAGTCGGGGCAGAGGGAGTTGGGGCTCTTCCAGCACAGGAGCCCTGAGGCCAGAGCCTTCCTACGCCCAGGCCTGTCCTGAGCCCAAGCCGGTGCTAGTGGGGCCAGGAACACTTCTCTGGGACAGACTCCGGGGGCATCAGGCACTTCCCTAACTTCTCGCAGCCCGGGGGCGCCCAGTTCTGGGTAATGAAAGTTCAGAAAGGGGACATGCAGTTATTCCAAGCAGTTGTGGACTCAGCACTTTCCAGACTCCTGCCCTGCCCAAGCCTATGACCTGCCCCACCCCAATGGGTGGCTGCAGTGTGGAATCACCTGTCTCCACCTGGCTCGGAGGCAACTCAATGCCTGAGGCCGGCACAGGAGACACTGCCCCACAGCAGCCTGGTGTTAACAGGGCCTTCCTGTCACTGAAGGGGGCAGTCCACTAACTGCCCACAGCCTTGGCTTCCCGGTAAGCTCTATAGGTGGCGGCCTTGGTGCCCCAGGGAAAGCTGGCCTGCTTCAGCACAGGCTCTCCTGGCTGCACCTTCATGGGCAGACTTGCTTTCTGTGGCCATGATTTCCTGGCAACAGAACAGGACACTCGGatttccccggtggtgcagttgttgggaatccgcctgccaatgcaggggacatgggttcaagccctggtctgggaggatcccacatgccacagagcaactgagcccgtgcgccacaactactgaagcccatgcacctagagcctgtgctccgcaacaagagaagccaccgcaataagaagccagtgcactgcaatgaagagtggcccctgctcaccacaactagagaaagcccttgcgcagcaacgaagacccaacgcaaccaataaataaataaataaataaataaataaataaatgttccttaaaaaaaaccaaacaggacACTCATGCCCCTGAGAGGGAGCCTTTGTGGCTCTGTCGTGTCCCCTCACCCAGGAGGTGTACCCATCCCCCTCATCACCCTGTCGGGGGCACTCCCCCTACTACCGCCCCTGCCAGGGCCTGAGTCTGAATCAGCACATCAACGCCAGTGAGAACCACAGGTAAAGCCCTCCCCTGCCCTGAATAGCATCAGGTGGCCCTCTGACGGCACAGGCTGCCGGGCAGGGCCGGGTTTAGGTAAGGAAGCAGTTCCCAACCTCCGAGGCAGCGCAGAGGAAGGGGCCAGGTGCAGGAAGTGGAGTTTGGACCCAGCCTGCGAGCCTGGGGGGTCAGGGAGGGCGGCTGATGAAGCACTAGGGAGGCCGGCTGCCCGGGCTGCTCTTGCCCCAAGAGCAGAGGTCGCTGCCCGGAGTCCTCACCCGCTGGCCTGGGCAAGCAGGGCCCAGGCAGAATGCGGGGACCGGGGAGGGCTTTGAACGCTCCTGTGTGCGCGGGcgcgcgcacgcacgcacgcacacacacacacccacacccacacgcGTCCACACACTGTTAAGTCCATGCACCTCTCTGGTGGCAGTGCTCACTTCAGAGTCGGAGGCCAACCCACGCTGTTCCGGGGTCCTCAGCTCACTTGGGGCGGGGGTCCCTGCTTTCTCCTGTTCCGCGGTCGGCCGAGCCTCGGCAATTCCTGCCGCGCCCAGGAGGTGGCGGCAGCACCCCGGCCAAGTCagtccctccccatctcccctacTGTCACTGAGACCTCTTTGGTCTCTGAGCCACCAGGCAACAGCTGCTACCTGGAGGTTCAGCCCACAGGACAGGCGTGACAGGAGATGGCGTGTTGGGGTGCGGACAGCACCGTGTCACAGAGGACAAGACGGGTTTGCAGGGGGCACCAGGGGCACCAGGGACTCCTCCCTAGGCGGGGGTCTCTCAGGCTCCTGGGACCCGAGGGACTGCAGTGGTCCTGAGCCAGGGGGGCCCTCCTGCTCCACTGCTGAGTCCAGAGGCCGGAATGCCAGCCTGGCATCCTtccaagggaagggggagggcctGCTGGCCCCCGCCCCAAATGTCTTCCCCTGTGAGCCCCAGACCACAGCGACCAGGCTGCCCCACTGGCCCTGGCCAACGACCCTCAGCCACCCCCAAGGCCACCGGCCCTCTGATACTCCTCACCCCTAGGGAATGCTTCCAACATCCGTGTgttgagacacacacacacacacacacacacacacacacacacacacacacacacacacacacacacacacacacacacacacacacggcaatGCTCACACAGTCACCTCCTGGCTTGAGGCAGCGGGCCCGGCCGCGCCCGCAGCTTCAAGGTGCTTAGCCGTCCTCACAATCACCAGGCGGGTCTGGGGAATGCGGTGTGCGGGGCGGGGGCGCTCATAGGCTGGAAGGCAGGCTAAGCTACTGGCTTTGCTCTGCGGGTTTTGGGGTGCTGCCGGAGCTTCTGCCGCGGGGACAGGAGATCGCCCATCTTTGTGGAGCAGGGAGCCACACGGACACCCCAGTTATGGGACGGACTTGTGGGTGAGCCCCGATGGAGTTGGAGGAGGCTGTGCTCGGAGGTGGCCCATGGGCTTGCTGCACCCCAGGCCATCTGCCCAGCCTTTCAACACCCACATCCCACATGGGTTTGGCTTGTCCTGCACCTGCAGAGGTGCCAAGCGACCCCCTTGCCACTCCTGTGAGATCGGAGACAGAGAAGCAGGAGGGAAGTGGGGTGCGTGCCTGCAGCAGACCGGTCAGCACTCACGTGGCCCTGGACGCCCCCCACAGCCCACGTACGAACCACTTACCATGACCGCCCGGTTGCACACGTTGAGCTGGGGCTGTCCGGGGACCAAGGTCTCCTGGTGCTGCCGGACAACCGGGGTGATCCGGTGAAGTGCATCCAGGTACTCGGTGCTAGCAATGCTGCAGGCGAGCGGCAGCAGGTCACcgaggtggagggagggacaaaGCAAGTGGGGCAGCCCACCCAGGTaggccagggctggggggagaCTGAGAACAAGCCCCACCCCCCCGGGGTCACCATCCAGCAGCCTCCCGGGAAGAGCAGCTACGGCCCCCACCTTGTCCCGCCTGCCCTCCCTGAGAGGCGTGCACCCCGGGAACCACCCAGCAAATGAGGGTTCAGGCAGAGCCACGTCGTGCCCAGGACAGCCGCTGTGACCCTTCAGCCTGCTGCTCAGCAGGAACCACCGGGCACCGCCCGGCATCGCAGGCACCCTGAGCCGCACAGGCTTGGCAGCGCCTGATCTCTCCTCTCTCAGGGTCCCTTTTAATCCTCTGGCCCCCGGTTCGTTTCTCTCGGAGCGGCTGGTCCTGCCCCAAACGCCTTGAGACCGCATGGCTCCCGGGCCCTCGGCGCCCTGCTCGGTCGGCTGCACTCGCCCCACCAGGGGACCTGGGGCCCCataacccccagctcacctgagGGGGTACCTCTCCCCGGGGTCTCGTCCCAGGTGGAAGACCAGCGGCAGCTTAGTGTGCTCTTCCTGCGAGTGGGTGGTGACCCCGGACACGTTCTGCCCGGGGCAGAAATCCACGCCCTGAAACGACAGGCCGAAGCGCAGGTGACGCGTGCGGGGCTCGCAGCCGGCGAGCACAGCAGGACCGCGGATGCCGTGCTGCGGGACGGAGCCTGCTTGCCACCCAGCGCCGGGCTGCATGCCATCTGCCCTGTGCACCATCCCCTAGGGCTTCAGTACTttcttgggggagggggtggcaagTCTCTAAAATATTTCAGTCCATCTTCTATCTAATTTCTAGAGCAAAGCTTTTCACGTCCACCCTATCTGCCTTGTAGCAGATGAGGTGCACAGTGGTCAGCATTCCTCCAAGACTCCTTGGCCAGCTGAGGAGGAGGGACTGCAGGCCTGAAAGCCAGAGGAGACACAGGGGACGCGGATGCAACACCCCCACCCTTAACAGGAGATGGAGCATCTTCACCAAGGTTCAGGTGTGCAGCCCTGCTCCGCGCCCTCCAGGCGGCCTCTGCCCTCGGGGTTCAGCCTTTGACGCGCGTGTGAGATGAGGTTCCCATGCCAGCATGTCCCCCAGGCTTGAAGGCTGCCCCTCGGGGCTCCCTGACTTGCTTTAGGGAAAGGCCTGCTTTCATCTGGGCAGAGTCGGGCGAGGCCAAGCGTTGCCACCCCAGAAGCACTGGGGACCTCAGGGCCCCACAAGCAGCTGGGCACTGGTCTTCAGGCAACATGGGACACTGTTTACACGGTCTGGAGCGGGGCCGTGGCAGGGCATGTTAACCCTCAAACGGGGCTGGGGACAGAGACGTGCCTCCTGCTTCTCCTGCAGGCACCGGTGCGGTCTGACGGCAATCCTCCCGACACCCGTGTGTCTGTCCTGGACAGCCAGGCGGTGGAGCAGTGAATATCCCGCTTCTCAGTAAAGCAGGGAGGTGAGGAGTgagataaatcccagttgattgCCCTGAGCTGTAGACCCCTGAGTCAGCGGCTGCAATCTAAGCTGTCAAGGGCGGCCAGGTGGGTCCCAAGTGAGTGACCTCTGACCTGGGAGCAGACCAGCTGGAGAACAAAAGTGGATTTAACGGTGGGAGAAACAACCACGTTTAGCATAAAAAAGCTGAGCAGTTAATGGAGGAGAATCCAAGTCTagacagaaaacacaaattataaTTTGGATGCAAATCAAATAAGCTATTTAATTAAGATCCTGCTAATTAATACAGGAGTTTTCTCTCACAGCCGCTCACGGGAGGGAGGACTCACCCCAGGGGCACCGCAGCTGAGCCCCACGCAGCCCAGCCAGGCAGAGGGGGCGCGGGGAGCCCTGCCCCAGCACGGCACTGGCtttgggaggatgggaaggaggagggggggcGAGCCGTGCCCTTGAGCCGACGTTCGTGGACTTAGTCCAAAAATGCAGAAGGTCCCGTGGACACACGGGCCCTGGACACACgggccctccctcctgcctcggCCCCCGGGCCTCAGACACCTCACGAGGGGAGGTTCCGGGCTTGCTGGTGATGGTGGCACCAGGTCTGGCACAGGGAGGATGCTCCCTCCTCCTTCGCTTCTGGCACCTGATCAGGACACGGGCGGGTGGGCCCACAggcactggggggtgggggggttgagGTGGGTGGGAGATGCCCCAGACAAGGGTACAGTGGGAAGTTAGTAAGGTCCCCTCAGGCGAACCCTGCACCTGGGGACCCCAGACCTGTGTCCTCAGCTAAGCCACGCCCCCAGCCTGCAGACAAGGCTGCCCCTCATGTGTTGATCGCCTGGAAGGGATGCAAGAGGCGGAGCTCTTGCATGGAGCTCAGGGAGCTGTCGATGGCCACAAGGCCGCTGTCATAGTTTCTGGGGCCCCTCCCGACTGCACACACCCCCTCAGCCTTACTGGTCCCTGCAGGGAGAAGGGCCATCAAAGCAGCGTGCGGGTGCTCCCCCACCGCCCGCCCCTGGCATCTGAATGGAACTGCAGTCGTGCAAACCCACCGCAGGAGGGACCCCCCAGTGCCCGCACCCCTGTGTGCCTTGGAGAAGAGACGGGAGTTTTGCGGGTTTTGTCTCACAAGAGGACAGCGGCCGTGCAGACCAAACCATCCAGAAGCCCCACAAACCACCCTCGGAAAACGGAAGCAGCACCACCCGCTGAGCCCTGCGCAGGGGTGTCACCCAGCCACGCCAAGTGGCTGACACTCTCCAACCCCACCGTGAACGTACCCGAGTCAGGACAGGCCGTGCAGGTGGCTGCTAGTTGCCTGCAGACACTCTGGGCTAGAAGAGGCTCCCCAGCCCCTGTGGGCTCCGGCTTGGGTGGAGGCTGGGCTGACCAGACCTGCCCTCAAGAGGCCCAAGAGCCCACAGTGGGTGAGCGGTGGCTTCCAGAATGCCAGCGCACCCATGCAGCTGGACGCAACAGGGACCctacggggtggggaggggccttGGGAGGGACAAGGGAGGCCACGCACTGTCCCCAAGGATCACCACACCGCCTGCCTCAGGGCCCTCTCAGGCGGGTGCTCCTAGGCCTCTCGGCCCCTTAGCATCTTCAGGGGCGAGCCAGCCACAGCCCTGCCCGTTGGGGTGCTGGGTGCTCAGGACAGCTCAGCCTGGGGCAGTGATGGGACCTGGGGAAGCACAGGCTTGGCTAGGGGAGGGCGAGCAGGGGGGGCCCAGGCACGTGGAGAGGAGGTGGCGGGCGGCCACGAGCTGGGAGGGCCGAGTGCGGCTCCGGGCCTGGCAGGCGCGCTTCACCGTCAGGACCGGGGGCGGACATGGGGGAGCAAACATCGCGACAGCCTCTCGGGGGGCCGCTGAGCACCTGGCCGGGCCAGTGGGTGGACGGGAGGGGAGGCCGGGGAGGTGCCGGGTCTGCCTGGGCCCCTGTGGCATCTGACCCGGGTTTGGGGCTGAGCTGCCCTGAGACCTCCTCTCCTGAGCCTGGGTGGCCCAGGCCAGGGTGGGTGCTGTCCTTGTGGCTACACCTTGTCACCCCCAAGTCCCTGACAGCAGGTCAGCACGTGAGCCGGGGGCACAGAGGCCTCCCCAAGGTGGGACGTGAGGGACGAGGAGTCCATGGAGCCGGGACCCCCTCACCTGTCTGAACTCCTCCCAGGAATTGGTCCAGGTCCAGAAGTGGGCCTTGTACTGGCCGAGGGTGACCGCCATCAGCGTGTTGCCACGGTAATAGAATATCGGCCTGTCAGGGGGACAGGCAGCGTCAATTGAAAGGGTCCCCGGGCTGTGGAGGAGCCCCCCATGGCCGCCCCTCATCCTCAGTGCTGGGGAGGCTGGCGGCGGAGGAAGGGGGTAGCACCCGGTCATGGCAGGTGGGCCTGTGGGGACGAGCGTGGCAGCTGGCACCCCCTGCCACCCCCGCCAGGGGTAGCAAGCTCTCATGCCAGGTTTCAAGACAGAAAAGAGAGAGTGAGCCGTCCACTCCTGCCCGTAAGCCTGCTCTGGCGACAGTATACACACTTCAGAATCCGCGCCCCTTCACGGCAGCCTGGGAAACTCATTTTGTTTGAGCAAAACAGTAGCAGGTCTTGAGCGGCAGAAACTGCCTCTGGACAGCGTCCCGGCGCGGAGCTGGGTGTAGGCTGGGGCCGGGCAGAGGGTGAGGGATGCCGCAGGGAGGAACAAGGCCTCTCCACCCCACCAAGCGTTTCACGCCAAGATCCCCGGGTCTCACCTCTCCCTGGGCGAGGACACCGGCTTTGTCAGCCAGCTCGGCTCCAGCACCAGGTGCGGGGCGCCAGGTGGGGTGAGTGCCCGGCGGGAACCTACCTGTCTGTCAGGCGGCCCTGGAGCATGGTGGGGAGGAGGTCCAGGCCATCGATGGTCCTGTCCCTGGGTGGCTCCAGGCCTGCGAGGGATAGGCTGGTGGTGAAGAGGTCCATGATGCTGCCCAGCTGGTGGCTCACCTGCGATAGATGTGGCCCAGACGCGCTGAGGATGcccgccctgccctgcccagatGGCAGCCAGGGGCCAGGTCCCCAGGCGTGCCCGCTgacacgcacgtgcacacacacacacacgcggtGACATCCCGCAGCGTGTCCACACACGCAGAACAGAGGCTTTCTCTGCCCGATGACACGTGTGCGTGGCCGAATGAGCGCAGGGAGCAGGCCAGAGAGGGGACCGAGCCTTCACCCCCCGGGATGACCACAGGCCTGGCACAAGGCCGGCTCTGACTCACCTGGCCGGCAGGGATGTGCCCGGGCCACCAGGCGATTGCAGGCTCCCTCATCCCACCTTCAAACGTGGTCTGCTTCCCGCACAGAAAGGGCCCATTGCTGCCACCTGGGGACAGTCGCCCATTATACCACATGCCTGAGTCCCCAGGGCCACACACACCCTGCCGGGCACTCGCCCTCGGGACACGTCTGTCCACCTGGCTCCCCGCCTGGCCCTTTGGAGGTGACATTGCTGAGGCACTGAGGCCGTTGTGGAGACAAAGGACCAGCCCTGGGGTTCAGGCCTCAAGTTCAAGGTCGGAACGCCTGGAGACGGCTCTGACCTAGAGCTGTGGTCATAAGGTCACGACCCCATAGACCGCgactgtgcacacacacagcacGTGGACGTGTTAGTGAAAGATGTGGAAACGTTAAGACACAGTCCCGACCCCGGGCCTGGCAGGTGCCAGGTTTCCTAAATGTCACTGTGCACAAGCAGCTCCTGTGTACCTGAGGTTTGGGGGTGCAGACCCCGTGTTTCTGACACGCCCTGCTCTGAGCAGGTGGTCCCTGAACCCGGCTGTGGGCGGTGCCGAGGGCAGACAGCCCGGTCCTGGCTAATCGCACATCCCCGGCTCGCTGCCATGATGGAGGGAGGGTCCCACAACCTCAGGACCCCCGAGGATAGGGAGATGGACACAAGAGCACAGCGTTTGCCAGCAGCGACCCTGTGGTTCGTGCCCGCACTGCAGCCCAAAGCCCACCTCGCTGGTCAGCACAGGGACAGCAAGGGTCCCAGGCCAGAGGTCACCGAGGGCCTGCTTCCTTCCTGTCCCCGTCTCTCCAGCTGGCGGTGGGCTCGTGGGTTTTCACCCTCTTGTTCCGCCCCTGCAGCTCCTTCTCGGCCAAAGCCAGTCGCACTGTCCCTGTCCCTAGAGATCCCTGGGCCCCTCTGCCCCCACGACATGTGGCTGTAAGGTCCCCCAGGACCTCCCCAGACAGACCCGGCCCTGTGGGGTTTCCTGCTGTCTGTGGCCTTCCTTCCAGAGCTGTCTGAGTGACTCAGGGCCCATGAAACGCCGGGTCTAGCAACCTCGCTCCAGCTCCACAAGGTGGAAAAGCCTCAGACCTGAGAGGCCTAGAGGTCAGGGTCCTCAGGAGGACTGCAGGCCCGGCAGGGACACAAAGGGAGGGTCTGGGGGAGTGTGCAGCACCCCCCGCGCTGCGCCAGGGGCTCCAGCACTGCAGGGGGGGGGGCTCGGTCCCTTCCCTCCCGGACACCACCCACCACGAGGCCTGGGAGGGCACTTCTGAGGGGCGGGGCGCCAAGCCTGGGCCTGGCTGCTGCAGGGTCATCGCCCCCGTGGGAAGGGAGGCCCCCAAACACAGAGAAAGGGGCAGACGTGTCCAGTCACAACGGCCACTGTGTTACAGCTGAGATCAGAACAGAAACGCTGATAGGGGACGTTGCGGCTTCAGAGAGAGAACTCGATGTGACTGGCCGCAGGGCTGGCCCGTAGAGAGGCAGGACGCAGCGAGGGCCGCAGCCTCAGCCTCCGCCTGCCCCACCGAGCTCTCCTTCCAGACCAGGCACCTGCCAGGCAGTGGGGAAGAGGGGCATCGGACCCGGGGGGCGCGTGCCGGTGTCGCTCCCTCCCCAAAGCTGAGCCCTTCACACTCGGCCCGGTGGGGGGGTGCTGAGGGGCCCCGGGTGGAGCCCCATCTGCTCAAGTCACTTGCCTTGTCTGGGCGCAGAAATGAGGGCAGCGCCGTTGTCGGACGTGAAGAAAACAAAGGTGTTCTCTGCGATGCTCAGGTCCTGGAGGAGCTGCAGGATCTTCCCGACGCTGTCGTCAACCTCCCGGACGGCGTCCCCATAACTGCGGGAAGGAGGGAGCGGTCAGCAGGGGCCGGCGgcctccaggaccagagggcagCCGAAGCCGAACCTCAGGGAGGGGCGAGGAGGGGGCGTTCCAGTCAAGTTTCAGGCGGAATCGGGGCGGAGCCgacccctccctccaccaccgCAGAGGCCCACGTGCTTCACTCTGTCCACAGCTGACAGTGGTAGCGAGGGCCCAGCCTCTGGTGGTAATCAAGCACGGCTGACCCCCCCGCCCCGGGGTCCAGGTCTCTGTGACCAAGGACTCACCGCCCTCGCTGGCTGGTGCCCAGGAAAGGCCTGGAGGCATAAACAGGCGCGTGTGTAGCGTCGATGGCCCAGTGTAGGAAGAAGGGGCGGTGAGCTGCCTGCTGCTTCTTAATGAAACCCAGGGCTTCCTGAGGAGAAGCGCACACTGTCTTCCCCGCCCCaggcccacctcccaccccagagcCAGGCCAGCCCCTGCTGTCGTCACCTGCAGGTAGATCTGGGTGAGGTTGGCTTCTCCGGTCTTCAGGTTAATTGGAAATTCCTCATAAAATCTGAAAACAGTACAGATCCAGACAGAAATCGGCCTTCGGGGCAGGAAAGCCCCTCCTCCCCGATTTCCTGGGCAAAGTCAGGGGCCTCGTTTAAAAGAGAGATGGCAACGTTCAGGTCAGGAACAAAACCGGAGCCTGGAAGCTCCCAGGCCCGTCGGGGACCCACTGGGGTTGAGTCTGGTGCCCCG
This genomic window from Mesoplodon densirostris isolate mMesDen1 chromosome 19, mMesDen1 primary haplotype, whole genome shotgun sequence contains:
- the GALNS gene encoding N-acetylgalactosamine-6-sulfatase; translation: MAAVAVATRWRLLLVLSAVGLGVPGAPQPPNILLLLMDDMGWGDLGVYGEPSRETPNLDRMAAEGMLFPNFYTANPLCSPSRAALLTGRLPVRSGFYTTNGHARNAYTPQEIVGGIPDSELLLPELLKEAGYTSKIVGKWHLGHRPQFHPLKHGFDEWFGSPNCHFGPYDNKARPNIPVYRDQEMVGRFYEEFPINLKTGEANLTQIYLQEALGFIKKQQAAHRPFFLHWAIDATHAPVYASRPFLGTSQRGRYGDAVREVDDSVGKILQLLQDLSIAENTFVFFTSDNGAALISAPRQGGSNGPFLCGKQTTFEGGMREPAIAWWPGHIPAGQVSHQLGSIMDLFTTSLSLAGLEPPRDRTIDGLDLLPTMLQGRLTDRPIFYYRGNTLMAVTLGQYKAHFWTWTNSWEEFRQGVDFCPGQNVSGVTTHSQEEHTKLPLVFHLGRDPGERYPLSIASTEYLDALHRITPVVRQHQETLVPGQPQLNVCNRAVMNWAPPGCEKLGKCLMPPESVPEKCSWPH